In Xanthomonas sacchari, a genomic segment contains:
- a CDS encoding multifunctional CCA addition/repair protein — protein MKTYLVGGAVRDALLGQPPGDRDWVVVGATPQQMLELGYKQVGRDFPVFLHPRSGEEYALARTERKAGRGYHGFVVQADPSVTLEEDLQRRDFTINAIARDEADGRLVDPYGGARDLEQRVLRHVGPAFAEDPLRVLRAARFMARLAPLGFRVADETLALMRAMAASGELETLVPERVWQELRRSLTSAQPSAFLRTLREAEALRWVLPELDALYGVPQRADYHPEIDTGRHQELVSDMAARLAPGDALVGFAALTHDLGKALTPPEEWPRHLMHEQRGLAPLRALCERLKVPQEQRQLAEIACREHLNVHRLAELRDRTVHELLQRCDGFRKPERIAQLARVCEADKRGRLGSEDADYPQGRDLQRLHAAALAVNARDLAAQGLSGPQIGEALAKARIAAIAAARRELQADTR, from the coding sequence ATGAAAACCTACCTCGTCGGCGGCGCCGTCCGCGACGCCCTGCTCGGCCAGCCGCCCGGCGACCGCGACTGGGTGGTGGTCGGCGCCACCCCGCAGCAGATGCTGGAGCTGGGCTACAAGCAGGTCGGCCGCGATTTCCCGGTGTTCCTGCATCCGCGCAGCGGCGAGGAGTACGCGCTGGCGCGCACCGAGCGCAAGGCCGGGCGCGGCTACCACGGCTTCGTGGTGCAGGCCGATCCGTCGGTGACGCTGGAGGAAGACCTGCAGCGGCGCGATTTCACCATCAACGCCATCGCCCGCGACGAGGCCGATGGGCGCCTGGTCGATCCCTACGGCGGCGCACGCGATCTCGAGCAGCGGGTGCTGCGCCATGTCGGCCCCGCCTTCGCCGAGGATCCGTTGCGGGTGCTGCGCGCGGCGCGGTTCATGGCGCGGCTGGCGCCGCTGGGGTTCCGCGTCGCCGACGAGACCCTGGCGCTGATGCGCGCAATGGCCGCCAGCGGCGAACTGGAAACGCTGGTGCCCGAACGCGTGTGGCAGGAACTGCGGCGCAGCCTGACCTCGGCCCAGCCCTCGGCGTTCCTGCGCACGCTGCGCGAGGCCGAGGCGCTGCGCTGGGTGCTGCCGGAGCTGGATGCGCTGTACGGGGTGCCGCAACGCGCCGACTACCATCCCGAGATCGACACCGGCCGCCACCAGGAACTGGTCAGCGACATGGCCGCGCGACTGGCGCCGGGCGATGCGCTGGTCGGCTTCGCCGCGCTGACCCACGACCTGGGCAAGGCGCTGACGCCGCCCGAGGAATGGCCGCGCCACCTGATGCACGAGCAACGCGGCCTGGCCCCGCTGCGCGCGCTGTGCGAGCGCTTGAAAGTGCCGCAGGAGCAGCGGCAACTGGCCGAGATCGCCTGCCGCGAGCATCTGAACGTGCATCGCCTGGCCGAGTTGCGCGACCGCACCGTGCACGAACTGCTGCAGCGCTGCGACGGCTTCCGCAAGCCCGAGCGCATCGCGCAACTGGCGCGGGTGTGCGAGGCCGACAAGCGCGGCCGCCTCGGCAGCGAGGACGCCGACTACCCGCAGGGCCGCGACCTGCAGCGCCTGCATGCGGCCGCGCTGGCGGTGAACGCACGCGATCTGGCCGCACAGGGGCTGAGCGGCCCGCAGATCGGCGAGGCGCTGGCCAAGGCGCGGATCGCGGCGATCGCCGCGGCGCGGCGGGAGCTGCAGGCCGACACGCGCTGA
- a CDS encoding transglycosylase SLT domain-containing protein, translating to MILRTSLLLFVAAVCGPVSALAQSLDAQRPAIRSAIDDAEQGRFDPVRAAAFKQHPLYGWLEYANLRRNIDKVSDAQAQDFLKRYAGQPVAESFRALWLPALARREDWPALLANWKPTENLGLRCAQLNARQATGRADAQWVDEAQALWRNAGKSLPDACDPVFAVLQARGGMTDALRWARVEAAADAQQPAVMRAAARGLPAAELALANDYAAFLDAVHPRALGWPKTERSRKVAVDGLEKLGKADPDAAERQLPQFAQALQFSEAQRGAVLYQIALWTVASYGPDSARRLNAVPESAYDERLHEWRAREAMARGDWPAALAAIRKMPPAQRSDSRWQYFEARLAEKTGNASEAQRLYREAAKSATFHGFLAADRLKQPYALCPWEPNDSAQAQAAVARDPALIRALELFKIDRAGWAVAEWNDALSRFDDTQRRLAVEVASANGWFDRAVFGLGKRPEEQRLYTLRFPLHHAETIRREAGRNAIDPAWVAAEIRAESVFNPNARSPANAMGLMQVVPATGASIARNLGLAGYGGAASLYDPDTNIAIGTAYLRQLLNTYGLPYLTIAAYNAGPGPASRWQTQRPGHDPDFWIETVSYKETREYVARILAFSVIYDWRLNGDALPVTERMLGKLDAPRKKFVCEAAGAAAGNRE from the coding sequence ATGATCCTGCGCACGTCTCTCCTGCTGTTCGTCGCCGCGGTGTGCGGCCCGGTTTCCGCCCTCGCCCAGTCCCTGGACGCGCAACGCCCGGCGATCCGCTCGGCGATCGACGACGCCGAGCAAGGCCGTTTCGATCCGGTCCGCGCGGCCGCGTTCAAGCAGCATCCGCTGTACGGCTGGCTGGAGTACGCCAACCTGCGCCGCAACATCGACAAGGTGTCCGATGCGCAGGCACAGGACTTCCTCAAGCGCTACGCCGGGCAGCCGGTGGCCGAAAGCTTCCGCGCGCTGTGGCTGCCGGCGCTGGCGCGGCGCGAGGACTGGCCGGCGCTGCTGGCGAACTGGAAACCCACCGAGAACCTGGGCCTGCGCTGCGCCCAGCTCAACGCGCGCCAGGCCACCGGTCGCGCCGACGCGCAATGGGTGGACGAAGCGCAGGCGCTGTGGCGCAACGCCGGCAAGTCGCTGCCCGACGCCTGCGATCCGGTGTTTGCGGTGCTGCAGGCGCGCGGCGGCATGACCGATGCGCTGCGCTGGGCGCGCGTGGAAGCCGCCGCGGACGCGCAGCAGCCGGCGGTGATGCGTGCCGCCGCGCGCGGCCTGCCCGCCGCCGAGCTGGCCCTGGCCAACGACTACGCCGCGTTCCTGGACGCGGTGCATCCGCGTGCGCTGGGCTGGCCCAAGACCGAGCGCAGCCGCAAGGTGGCGGTGGACGGGCTGGAGAAACTGGGCAAGGCCGACCCGGACGCGGCCGAGCGGCAACTGCCGCAGTTCGCCCAGGCCCTGCAGTTCAGCGAGGCGCAGCGTGGCGCGGTGCTGTACCAGATCGCGCTGTGGACGGTGGCCTCGTACGGACCCGATTCGGCGCGCCGGCTCAACGCCGTGCCCGAGTCCGCCTACGACGAGCGCCTGCACGAGTGGCGCGCGCGCGAGGCGATGGCGCGCGGCGACTGGCCGGCGGCGCTGGCCGCGATCCGCAAGATGCCGCCGGCGCAGCGCAGCGATTCGCGCTGGCAGTATTTCGAGGCGCGGCTGGCGGAAAAGACCGGCAACGCCAGCGAGGCGCAGCGGCTGTACCGCGAAGCGGCGAAATCCGCCACCTTCCACGGCTTCCTGGCCGCCGACCGGCTCAAGCAACCGTACGCGCTGTGCCCGTGGGAGCCGAACGACAGCGCGCAGGCGCAGGCGGCGGTGGCGCGCGACCCGGCGCTGATCCGCGCGCTGGAGCTGTTCAAGATCGACCGCGCCGGCTGGGCGGTGGCCGAGTGGAACGATGCGCTGAGCCGCTTCGACGACACCCAGCGGCGCCTGGCGGTGGAAGTGGCCAGCGCCAACGGCTGGTTCGACCGCGCGGTGTTCGGGCTCGGCAAGCGCCCGGAGGAGCAGCGCCTGTACACGCTGCGCTTCCCGCTGCACCACGCCGAGACCATTCGCCGCGAAGCCGGCAGGAACGCGATCGACCCGGCCTGGGTCGCCGCCGAGATCCGCGCCGAGAGCGTGTTCAATCCGAACGCACGCTCGCCGGCCAACGCGATGGGCCTGATGCAGGTGGTGCCGGCCACCGGCGCCAGCATCGCCCGCAACCTCGGCCTGGCCGGCTACGGCGGCGCCGCCAGCCTGTACGACCCGGACACCAACATCGCCATCGGCACCGCCTACCTGCGCCAGTTGCTCAACACCTACGGCCTGCCCTACCTGACCATCGCCGCCTACAACGCCGGCCCCGGACCGGCCTCGCGCTGGCAGACCCAGCGCCCGGGCCACGACCCCGACTTCTGGATCGAGACGGTCAGCTACAAGGAAACCCGCGAGTACGTCGCGCGCATCCTGGCCTTCAGCGTGATCTACGACTGGCGCCTCAACGGCGACGCCCTGCCGGTCACCGAGCGCATGCTCGGCAAGCTGGATGCGCCGCGGAAGAAGTTTGTGTGTGAGGCCGCCGGTGCGGCGGCCGGGAATCGGGAATAG
- a CDS encoding TonB-dependent receptor codes for MTLLGGVSATAGAQQQTPPAAPGSATTLDSVQVTGTRIRRAEVEGQVPVQTLSRADIERTGLTSIGDVLQELTASGSALNAKFNSSGNFGFPPDGSGVGAGSAQVDLRHLGAKRVLVLVDGMRWVNESSASGVGAATDLNTIPLAIVERVEVLEDGASSLYGSDAIAGVVNIITRRNFEGGQVTLNYGEYDKGDGANKGVDLAWGHSTARTSLFLGASYTKQDPIYARDRAQSLYPIPGTGLTFGSSATPDGRFIFVDPNTGAEQNLTPNSGVGAPRYDGAGGCTRSDDYHCFTTADRYNFAASNLLLTPSERKGVFGQFRFFFNDDVQWYLKLLGNRRESTNQAAPEPIFLGPDAGTGNPLADNIVISAANPYNPFGFALDSASNLIMIGRRPVEGGPRVFEQRVDTQYVGTGFIGSFESADRTWFWDVNGAYSKNKAEQTNYGSYNIYNINLALGDPAACAAVAGCVPLNIFGGAGSITPDMLRWIQPVVHDRSQNELTQFTANLSSDLFRLPAGAVSFATGVEYRKYEGFYRPDPLTVIGHYNGVPSLPTQGSYDVKEAYLELSVPIFADSPLGDKLDLSLAGRYSDYSTFGGKFTPKYGLRWQVAPDFVLRASYAEGFRAPSIGELYGSAARADLTLSDPCSIGLGGTAPRGSASNCAALGVPAGYQQANSQISVTTGGNRALEPEKARSFSAGFVWSPWFASNVPWSDRFDVEVTFYRHDIDGAIQAINAQTQLDLCVDTLSPTYCDGITRASTGGINGFNNRLTNLGSIKTDGWDVDLFWNSPETAAGRFKIAWQNTFVTRYVATGAAGQVQPQRPGVEVVDSSIPEWTSNLSLDWSLGRWNASWTLRHISELTEQCGDAVAFPVCSDPVAGTNTLDAITYHDLQVGYRFDWLKGLTLSGGVNNVFDKDPPICLSCSLNGYDASTYGIPGGRYLYVRADLKF; via the coding sequence ATGACGCTGCTCGGCGGCGTCTCCGCCACCGCCGGGGCCCAGCAACAGACGCCCCCGGCTGCCCCCGGCAGTGCCACCACCCTCGACAGCGTCCAGGTCACCGGCACCCGCATCCGCCGCGCCGAAGTGGAGGGCCAGGTGCCGGTGCAGACCCTGAGCCGCGCCGACATCGAACGCACCGGCCTGACCTCCATCGGCGATGTGCTGCAGGAACTCACCGCCTCCGGTTCGGCCTTGAACGCCAAGTTCAATTCCTCCGGCAATTTCGGTTTCCCGCCCGACGGCAGCGGCGTCGGCGCCGGTTCGGCGCAGGTGGATCTGCGCCATCTGGGCGCCAAGCGCGTGCTGGTGCTGGTCGACGGCATGCGCTGGGTCAACGAGTCCTCCGCCTCGGGCGTGGGCGCGGCCACCGACCTCAATACCATTCCGCTGGCGATCGTCGAACGCGTCGAGGTGCTGGAGGACGGCGCCTCGTCGCTGTACGGCTCGGACGCCATCGCCGGCGTGGTCAACATCATCACCCGGCGCAATTTCGAAGGTGGCCAGGTCACGCTGAACTACGGCGAGTACGACAAGGGCGACGGCGCCAACAAGGGCGTGGACCTGGCCTGGGGCCACAGCACCGCGCGCACCAGCCTGTTCCTCGGCGCCAGCTACACCAAGCAGGATCCGATCTACGCCCGCGACCGTGCGCAGTCGCTGTATCCGATCCCCGGCACCGGCCTGACCTTCGGCAGTTCGGCCACGCCGGACGGGCGCTTCATCTTCGTCGATCCCAACACCGGCGCCGAGCAGAACCTGACGCCGAACAGCGGCGTCGGCGCGCCGCGCTACGACGGCGCCGGCGGCTGTACCCGCAGCGACGACTACCACTGCTTCACCACCGCCGACCGCTACAACTTCGCCGCGTCCAACCTGCTGCTGACGCCGTCCGAGCGCAAGGGTGTGTTCGGCCAGTTCCGCTTCTTCTTCAACGACGACGTGCAGTGGTACCTGAAGCTGCTCGGCAACCGCCGCGAATCGACCAACCAGGCCGCGCCGGAGCCGATCTTCCTCGGGCCCGACGCCGGCACCGGCAATCCGCTGGCCGACAACATCGTCATCTCCGCCGCCAACCCGTACAACCCGTTCGGCTTCGCGCTGGATTCGGCCAGCAACCTGATCATGATCGGGCGCCGCCCGGTGGAAGGCGGCCCGCGCGTGTTCGAGCAGCGCGTGGACACCCAGTACGTCGGTACCGGCTTCATCGGCAGCTTCGAGAGCGCAGACCGCACCTGGTTCTGGGACGTCAACGGCGCCTACAGCAAGAACAAGGCCGAGCAGACCAACTACGGCAGCTACAACATCTACAACATCAACCTGGCGCTGGGCGATCCGGCGGCGTGCGCGGCGGTGGCCGGCTGCGTGCCGCTGAACATCTTCGGCGGCGCCGGCAGCATCACCCCGGACATGCTGCGCTGGATCCAGCCGGTGGTGCACGACCGCAGCCAGAACGAACTGACCCAGTTCACCGCCAACCTCAGCAGCGACCTGTTCCGGCTACCGGCCGGCGCGGTGTCCTTCGCCACCGGCGTGGAGTACCGCAAGTACGAGGGCTTCTACCGCCCCGATCCGCTGACCGTGATCGGCCACTACAACGGCGTGCCGTCGCTGCCGACGCAGGGCAGCTACGACGTCAAGGAGGCCTACCTCGAACTGAGCGTGCCGATCTTCGCCGACTCGCCGCTGGGCGACAAACTGGACCTGAGCCTGGCCGGGCGCTACTCCGACTACTCCACCTTCGGCGGCAAGTTCACCCCGAAGTACGGCCTGCGCTGGCAGGTGGCGCCGGACTTCGTGCTGCGCGCGAGCTATGCCGAAGGCTTCCGCGCCCCCAGCATCGGCGAACTGTACGGCTCGGCCGCGCGCGCCGACCTGACCCTGTCCGACCCGTGCTCGATCGGCCTGGGCGGCACCGCGCCGCGCGGCAGCGCCAGCAACTGCGCCGCGCTTGGCGTGCCAGCCGGCTACCAACAGGCCAACTCGCAGATCTCGGTGACCACCGGCGGCAACCGCGCGCTGGAGCCGGAGAAGGCGCGCAGCTTCAGTGCCGGCTTCGTCTGGAGCCCGTGGTTCGCCAGCAACGTGCCGTGGTCGGACCGCTTCGACGTGGAGGTGACCTTCTACCGCCACGACATCGACGGCGCGATCCAGGCGATCAATGCGCAGACCCAGCTCGACCTGTGCGTGGATACGCTGTCGCCGACCTACTGCGACGGCATCACCCGCGCCTCCACCGGCGGCATCAACGGCTTCAACAACCGCCTGACCAACCTCGGCTCGATCAAGACCGACGGCTGGGACGTGGACCTGTTCTGGAACTCGCCGGAAACCGCCGCCGGCCGCTTCAAGATCGCCTGGCAGAACACCTTCGTCACCCGCTACGTCGCCACCGGCGCCGCCGGCCAGGTGCAGCCGCAACGCCCGGGCGTGGAAGTGGTGGACAGTTCCATTCCCGAGTGGACCAGCAACCTCAGCCTGGACTGGTCGCTTGGCCGCTGGAATGCGTCGTGGACGCTGCGGCACATCTCCGAGCTGACCGAGCAGTGCGGCGACGCGGTCGCGTTCCCGGTGTGCAGCGACCCGGTCGCCGGCACCAACACGCTGGATGCGATCACCTACCACGACCTGCAGGTCGGCTACCGCTTCGACTGGCTCAAGGGCCTGACCCTCAGCGGCGGCGTCAACAACGTCTTCGACAAGGACCCGCCGATCTGCCTGTCGTGCTCGCTCAACGGCTACGACGCCTCCACCTACGGCATCCCCGGCGGCCGCTACCTGTACGTGCGCGCGGATCTGAAGTTCTAG